A single window of Nicotiana sylvestris chromosome 5, ASM39365v2, whole genome shotgun sequence DNA harbors:
- the LOC138868715 gene encoding secreted RxLR effector protein 161-like, with protein MSMMGELMFFLGLQIQQSEEGTFICQTKYTKELIQNFGMSNAKSIGTPMSPSTNLDKDEHGIPVDETKYRGMIGSLLFQSAPKESHLTAIKRIIRSLIGTVSHGLCYPRSNSFKLEGLFDADLAGDKDDRKSTNGTCQLLGKALISWNSKKQASVALPTTEAKYIAIGQCCAQLLWMSHQLGEYELSFKAYTIFL; from the exons atgagtatgatgggtgaacTCATGTTCTTCCTTGGACTACAAATTCAACAATCTGAAGAAGGAACTTTCATATGTCAGACCAAATATACAAAAGAGCTGATTCAAAATTTTGGTATGAGCAATGCAAAATCAATTGGCACACCAATGAGCCCTTCCACAAATCTAGACAAAGATGAACATGGTATTCCTGTTGATGAAACTAaatatcgtggaatgattggatCACTGCT GTTTCAGTCAGCTCCCAAGGAATCACATTTGACTGCCATAAAAAGAATCATTCGATCTCTCATTGGGACTGTATCTCATGGATTATGTTACCCTCGCTCTAACTCTTTTAAATTAGAAGGTCTTTTCGATGCTGACCTTGCAGGTGATAAGGATGATAGAAAAAGCACAAATGGTACATGTCAATTACTAGGAAAGGCATTGATATCCTGGAATAGTAAAAAACAAGCATCAGTCGCATTGCCTACTACTGAAGCTAAATACATTGCTATTGGACAATGTTGCGCACAACTACTGTGGATGTCTCATCAACTAGGTGAGTATGAACTTTCGTTTAAAGCCTATACAATTTTTTTGTGA